The following are encoded together in the Bactrocera neohumeralis isolate Rockhampton chromosome 6, APGP_CSIRO_Bneo_wtdbg2-racon-allhic-juicebox.fasta_v2, whole genome shotgun sequence genome:
- the LOC126762494 gene encoding uncharacterized protein LOC126762494 isoform X1, translated as MTSETSINVMQRHLLTIEKLRNRVRQMLKCVINLHIEFLVLESNVNTMMDEVKSFNEELLEVQRLDALISALRDYSGPTICHEWPYPLIFKGTIDDADVAQILNGRKKVDKSNNNNINKRNINCEVRCKSAMNSSTNHQLSDEVT; from the exons ATGACAAGCGAAACGTCAATTAATGTCATGCAGCGGCATCTGCTGACAATCGAAAAGCTACGCAATCGTGTACGTCAAATGTTGAAATGtgtaataaatttgcatattgaatttttg GTTCTGGAATCGAATGTCAACACAATGATGGACGAAGTGAAGAGCTTCAATGAGGAGCTGCTCGAAGTGCAGCGCTTAGATGCGCTCATCAGCGCCTTACGCGATTACAGCGGGCCTACAATATGTCACGAGTGGCCATATCCACTCATATTCAAAGGCACCATCGACGATGCAGATGTCGCACAAATTCTCAATGGCAGGAAGAAAGTGGACAAaagtaacaataacaatataaataaacggAATATTAATTGCGAAGTGAGATGCAAATCTGCGATGAATTCTTCAACGAATCATCAGCTTAGTGATGAAGTAACTTAG
- the LOC126762494 gene encoding uncharacterized protein LOC126762494 isoform X2, whose product MTSETSINVMQRHLLTIEKLRNRVLESNVNTMMDEVKSFNEELLEVQRLDALISALRDYSGPTICHEWPYPLIFKGTIDDADVAQILNGRKKVDKSNNNNINKRNINCEVRCKSAMNSSTNHQLSDEVT is encoded by the exons ATGACAAGCGAAACGTCAATTAATGTCATGCAGCGGCATCTGCTGACAATCGAAAAGCTACGCAATCGT GTTCTGGAATCGAATGTCAACACAATGATGGACGAAGTGAAGAGCTTCAATGAGGAGCTGCTCGAAGTGCAGCGCTTAGATGCGCTCATCAGCGCCTTACGCGATTACAGCGGGCCTACAATATGTCACGAGTGGCCATATCCACTCATATTCAAAGGCACCATCGACGATGCAGATGTCGCACAAATTCTCAATGGCAGGAAGAAAGTGGACAAaagtaacaataacaatataaataaacggAATATTAATTGCGAAGTGAGATGCAAATCTGCGATGAATTCTTCAACGAATCATCAGCTTAGTGATGAAGTAACTTAG